In Isoptericola jiangsuensis, the following proteins share a genomic window:
- a CDS encoding VOC family protein — MPGIHHLEIWVRDIDRARGPWAWLLTALGFERSQTWNGGTSWACGATYLTLTTSPHLSADDHDRRRPGMNHVAFHGGEPADVDALVTAAPAHGWTPLYADRYPHAGGPDHYAGWLEDPDGFKVEVVASSRTAAD; from the coding sequence GTGCCGGGAATCCACCACCTCGAGATCTGGGTGCGCGACATCGACCGCGCCCGGGGCCCCTGGGCCTGGCTGCTCACCGCCCTCGGGTTCGAGCGGAGCCAGACCTGGAACGGCGGCACGTCGTGGGCCTGCGGCGCCACCTACCTCACCCTGACGACCTCACCGCACCTGTCCGCCGACGACCACGACCGGCGCCGTCCCGGCATGAACCACGTCGCGTTCCATGGCGGCGAGCCCGCCGACGTCGACGCGCTCGTCACGGCCGCACCGGCGCACGGCTGGACCCCCCTCTACGCCGACCGGTACCCGCACGCCGGCGGCCCCGACCACTACGCGGGCTGGCTGGAGGACCCCGACGGCTTCAAGGTGGAGGTCGTCGCGTCCTCCCGCACCGCGGCCGACTGA
- a CDS encoding pyruvate dehydrogenase, whose translation MTRTVAEHLVDQLVAAGVRRIYGIVGDSLNPVVDAVRRTDGIDWVHVRHEEAAAFAAAAEAEVTGELAVCAGSCGPGNLHLINGLYDANRSGLPVLAIASHIPSAQIGTQFFQETHPDRLFNEASVFSEMISTAAQLPRVTRSAIQHALAAPGVAVLTLPGDVADEPVPDDDAPILIPGACPARVVPHDADVAALAEAINAARKVTLFVGAGARDARDEVLELADLAAAPVGHSLRGKEIIQYDNPHDVGMSGLLGYGSCHEAMHSADLLVLIGTDFPYDSFLPADVRTAQIDVEASHLGRRTRLDVPVHGDVGETLRLLNPRLERKSDRKFLRSMVDKHAKVMTKVVGAYTRNVEKHTPIHPEYAAVQLDEAAADDAVFTVDTGMNNVWAARYLTPNGRRRVIGSFIHGSMANALPHAIGAATAQPGRQVVALAGDGGLSMLLGELITVRTYDLPVKVVVFNNATLGMVKLEMLVEGLPSYGTDSPEVDYAAIGAAVGIPSTRVTKPKDLAKAFAEAFATDGPALVEVMTDPNALSIPPSITSGQVRGFATAMTKQVLGGGMGEVMSMARSNLRNLPR comes from the coding sequence ATGACCCGCACCGTCGCCGAGCACCTCGTCGACCAGCTCGTCGCCGCCGGCGTGCGCCGCATCTACGGCATCGTCGGGGACTCCCTCAACCCCGTCGTGGACGCCGTCCGCCGCACCGACGGCATCGACTGGGTGCACGTGCGCCACGAGGAGGCGGCCGCCTTCGCGGCGGCCGCGGAGGCGGAGGTGACCGGCGAGCTCGCCGTGTGCGCGGGGTCCTGCGGCCCCGGCAACCTGCACCTCATCAACGGCCTCTACGACGCGAACCGGTCGGGCCTGCCCGTGCTGGCCATCGCGTCGCACATCCCGAGCGCGCAGATCGGCACGCAGTTCTTCCAGGAGACCCACCCGGACCGCCTGTTCAACGAGGCGTCGGTGTTCTCCGAGATGATCTCGACGGCCGCGCAGCTCCCCCGGGTCACGCGGTCCGCGATCCAGCACGCGCTCGCCGCGCCCGGCGTCGCCGTCCTCACCCTGCCCGGCGACGTCGCGGACGAGCCCGTGCCCGACGACGACGCCCCGATCCTCATCCCGGGCGCCTGCCCGGCCCGGGTCGTGCCGCACGACGCCGACGTGGCGGCGCTCGCGGAGGCGATCAACGCCGCACGCAAGGTCACCCTGTTCGTCGGGGCCGGTGCGCGGGACGCCCGCGACGAGGTGCTGGAGCTCGCCGACCTGGCCGCCGCACCCGTGGGCCACTCGCTGCGCGGCAAGGAGATCATCCAGTACGACAACCCGCACGACGTGGGGATGTCCGGGCTGCTCGGGTACGGGTCGTGCCACGAGGCGATGCACTCCGCGGACCTCCTGGTCCTGATCGGCACCGACTTCCCGTACGACTCGTTCCTGCCCGCCGACGTCCGCACCGCGCAGATCGACGTCGAGGCCTCCCACCTGGGCCGCCGGACCCGCCTCGACGTCCCTGTCCACGGCGACGTCGGCGAGACGCTGCGCTTGCTCAACCCGCGCCTGGAGCGCAAGAGCGACCGCAAGTTCCTGCGGTCCATGGTGGACAAGCACGCCAAGGTCATGACGAAGGTCGTGGGCGCGTACACGCGCAACGTGGAGAAGCACACCCCGATCCACCCCGAGTACGCGGCCGTGCAGCTCGACGAGGCCGCGGCCGACGACGCCGTGTTCACCGTCGACACCGGCATGAACAACGTGTGGGCGGCCCGCTACCTGACGCCCAACGGGCGGCGGCGCGTCATCGGGTCGTTCATCCACGGCTCGATGGCGAACGCCCTGCCGCACGCCATCGGTGCGGCCACCGCGCAGCCCGGCCGCCAGGTGGTGGCGCTCGCGGGGGACGGCGGGCTGTCGATGCTGCTCGGCGAGCTCATCACGGTCCGCACCTACGACCTGCCGGTGAAGGTCGTGGTGTTCAACAACGCGACCCTCGGCATGGTGAAGCTGGAGATGCTGGTCGAGGGCCTGCCGTCGTACGGGACGGACTCGCCGGAGGTCGACTACGCCGCGATCGGTGCGGCCGTCGGCATCCCCTCGACCCGGGTGACGAAGCCGAAGGACCTCGCGAAGGCGTTCGCGGAGGCGTTCGCCACCGACGGCCCGGCGCTGGTGGAGGTCATGACGGACCCGAACGCGCTGTCGATCCCGCCGTCGATCACGTCGGGGCAGGTGCGCGGGTTCGCGACCGCCATGACCAAGCAGGTCCTGGGCGGCGGCATGGGCGAGGTCATGTCGATGGCCCGCTCCAACCTGCGCAACCTGCCCCGCTGA
- a CDS encoding FAD:protein FMN transferase yields MRRVVEVMGVPISFHLPGHRGLAATDPAAAERAVDDAVDVLRAADRRFSRHRPGSELTAVRRGLLDVADASPALQEVVARGQAAERASDGAFRLTGPDGLLDTDGVVKGWAAQRAADLLTARGVTDLCLNAGGDVVVRGGPEPGRPWSVAVRDPADATRTLAVVHVTDGAVATSGRYERGDHLWDGRTGHPATALASTTVVAADLTDADVLATAAFARGVGGAAWAVEWGAAWALEVHPDGTPVTAGAGLPSDRRTRTASAA; encoded by the coding sequence GTGCGCCGCGTCGTCGAGGTCATGGGTGTCCCGATCTCCTTCCACCTGCCCGGGCACCGGGGGCTCGCCGCGACGGACCCCGCCGCCGCGGAGCGCGCCGTCGACGACGCCGTCGACGTCCTGCGCGCCGCCGACCGCCGGTTCAGCCGCCACCGGCCCGGCTCCGAGCTCACCGCCGTGCGCCGCGGCCTCCTCGACGTCGCGGACGCCAGCCCCGCGCTGCAGGAGGTCGTGGCCCGCGGCCAGGCCGCCGAACGGGCCTCCGACGGCGCGTTCCGCCTCACCGGCCCCGACGGGCTCCTCGACACCGACGGCGTCGTCAAGGGCTGGGCGGCGCAGCGCGCCGCCGACCTCCTCACCGCCCGCGGCGTCACCGACCTGTGCCTCAACGCCGGCGGGGACGTCGTCGTGCGGGGCGGGCCGGAGCCCGGCCGGCCCTGGTCCGTGGCCGTGCGAGACCCGGCCGACGCCACCCGGACCTTGGCCGTCGTGCACGTCACCGACGGCGCGGTGGCGACGTCCGGCCGCTACGAGCGCGGCGACCACCTGTGGGACGGCCGCACCGGGCACCCCGCCACCGCGCTCGCCTCGACGACGGTCGTGGCCGCCGACCTCACCGACGCCGACGTGCTCGCCACCGCGGCGTTCGCGCGCGGCGTCGGCGGGGCGGCCTGGGCCGTCGAGTGGGGTGCCGCCTGGGCGCTGGAGGTGCACCCCGACGGCACGCCGGTGACCGCCGGCGCCGGACTGCCGTCGGACCGGCGGACGCGGACCGCGTCGGCAGCCTGA
- a CDS encoding transketolase family protein, which yields MTMRDRFYAELDPLLTAADDAVVVLAVIGSAQAAPAAARHPGRVIDVGIREQALVGVAGGLALTGRRPILHSYAPFLVERPYEQLKISLGHQDVGAILVSIGASYDASREGRTHQAPADVALVAALPGWTVHVPGHPDEVAEILHREVHRDGRVYVRLSSQVNDRPRPTDGLLHLVRDGDPDAPLVVAVGPMLDTVLAAVADLPVRVAWTATPHPLDGAGLRTLAGPAPQVVMVEPYLEGTSAAAVAAALADRPARVLHVGVPRDAELRRYGTPRDHAAAHGLDVAGVRARVASFARTPAVERP from the coding sequence ATGACCATGCGCGACCGCTTCTACGCCGAGCTCGACCCCCTGCTCACCGCCGCGGACGACGCCGTCGTCGTGCTCGCCGTCATCGGCTCCGCCCAGGCCGCCCCCGCCGCGGCCCGCCACCCGGGCCGCGTCATCGACGTCGGCATCCGCGAGCAGGCGCTCGTCGGCGTCGCCGGCGGCCTCGCCCTCACGGGGCGCCGCCCGATCCTGCACTCGTACGCGCCGTTCCTCGTGGAACGCCCCTACGAGCAGCTGAAGATCTCGCTCGGCCACCAGGACGTCGGCGCGATCCTCGTCAGCATCGGCGCGTCCTACGACGCGAGCCGCGAGGGGCGCACCCACCAGGCGCCCGCCGACGTCGCGCTCGTGGCCGCGCTGCCCGGGTGGACCGTGCACGTGCCCGGGCACCCCGACGAGGTCGCCGAGATCCTGCACCGGGAGGTCCACCGGGACGGCCGCGTCTACGTGCGGCTCTCCTCCCAGGTGAACGACCGGCCGCGCCCCACGGACGGCCTGCTCCACCTGGTCCGTGACGGCGACCCGGACGCGCCGCTGGTCGTCGCCGTCGGGCCGATGCTCGACACCGTGCTCGCCGCCGTCGCCGACCTGCCCGTCCGGGTCGCGTGGACCGCCACCCCGCACCCGCTGGACGGCGCGGGCCTGCGGACGCTCGCCGGTCCCGCACCGCAGGTGGTGATGGTCGAGCCGTACCTGGAGGGCACCAGCGCGGCCGCGGTCGCGGCGGCGCTCGCGGACCGGCCGGCCCGGGTGCTGCACGTCGGGGTGCCGCGCGACGCGGAGCTGCGCCGGTACGGGACGCCGCGGGACCACGCCGCAGCGCACGGCCTCGACGTCGCCGGGGTGCGGGCGCGGGTGGCGTCGTTCGCGCGCACCCCCGCCGTCGAGCGTCCCTGA
- a CDS encoding thiamine pyrophosphate-dependent enzyme, with protein sequence MTTTGTARADVRALVARVTGDEKHDPSAHSTLDVVRVLYENVLHVDPDRPDDPDRDRFVLSKGHGPASTYAVLAAHGFFPADWLDDVGAWGSPLGHHPDRVLVPGIEVGSGSLGHGLPLAVGMALGLRGRSPARVVVLVGDAELDEGSNAEAIQVAGRLGLGPLTCVVVDNHSDNHGWPGGIAARFGVEGWATTDVDTRDDARLAAALRRTLTDRPTVVVVDAPRKDAA encoded by the coding sequence ATGACCACCACCGGCACCGCCCGCGCCGACGTGCGTGCGCTCGTCGCCCGCGTCACCGGCGACGAGAAGCACGACCCCAGCGCCCACTCCACGCTCGACGTCGTCCGCGTCCTCTACGAGAACGTCCTGCACGTCGACCCGGACCGCCCCGACGACCCCGACCGCGACCGGTTCGTCCTGTCGAAGGGTCACGGACCCGCCTCCACCTACGCCGTGCTCGCCGCGCACGGGTTCTTCCCCGCGGACTGGCTCGACGACGTCGGCGCCTGGGGCTCGCCGCTCGGCCACCACCCCGACCGGGTGCTCGTGCCCGGCATCGAGGTCGGCAGCGGGTCGCTCGGCCACGGCCTGCCGCTCGCCGTCGGGATGGCGCTCGGGCTGCGCGGCCGCTCCCCGGCCCGCGTCGTCGTGCTCGTCGGCGACGCCGAGCTCGACGAGGGCAGCAACGCCGAGGCGATCCAGGTCGCCGGACGCCTCGGCCTCGGCCCTCTCACCTGCGTCGTCGTGGACAACCACAGCGACAACCACGGCTGGCCCGGCGGCATCGCCGCCCGGTTCGGCGTCGAGGGGTGGGCCACCACCGACGTCGACACCCGCGACGACGCCCGCCTCGCCGCAGCCCTGCGCCGCACCCTGACCGACCGCCCCACCGTCGTCGTCGTCGACGCCCCCCGGAAGGACGCCGCATGA
- a CDS encoding FMN-binding protein, which yields MTARWRGTLVYVGSLVVIGTAAVTRYVGVEAPVASADATTPGTTAGTSGTTQDPTGSDGTSSGSSGSASGSTDGSSDGTGADTGSTPAPSDTGTAQDQAAQDVTVTGDVEQTRYGPVQVAVTFSGDQIVGVTTVQVPGGHRESVQINDRAAPILAQEVVDAQSARIDTVSGATYTTEGYRASVQSAIDAYQQG from the coding sequence ATGACCGCACGCTGGAGAGGGACGCTCGTCTACGTCGGCAGCCTCGTCGTCATCGGCACCGCCGCCGTCACCCGGTACGTGGGCGTCGAGGCGCCCGTCGCCAGCGCCGACGCCACCACCCCGGGGACGACGGCGGGGACGTCCGGCACCACGCAGGACCCGACCGGGTCCGACGGGACGTCGTCGGGGTCCTCCGGGTCGGCGTCCGGGTCGACCGACGGCTCCTCGGACGGCACCGGCGCCGACACGGGGTCCACGCCCGCGCCGTCGGACACCGGGACCGCGCAGGACCAGGCCGCGCAGGACGTGACCGTCACCGGGGACGTCGAGCAGACCCGCTACGGGCCCGTGCAGGTCGCCGTCACGTTCTCCGGCGACCAGATCGTCGGCGTCACCACCGTGCAGGTGCCCGGCGGGCACCGCGAGAGCGTGCAGATCAACGACCGGGCCGCCCCGATCCTCGCGCAGGAGGTCGTCGACGCGCAGTCCGCCCGCATCGACACGGTCAGCGGTGCCACCTACACGACCGAGGGCTACCGGGCGTCCGTGCAGTCCGCCATCGACGCCTACCAGCAGGGCTGA
- a CDS encoding SDR family oxidoreductase, whose protein sequence is MKVVVIGALGKVARLLVPLLADGGAGPAVDVVGMVRKPEQVDRVADIGADPLLLDVESASTEDIAHALNDADAVVWSAGAGGGNPDRTYAVDRDAAIRSMDAAIQAGVQRYVMVSWIGSVPDHGVPTDSSFFAYTDAKLAADDHLRGSALDWTILGPGTLTDGPPTGRIRVLGEGEHIGQGGGDVPRADVAQVVAATLRIPETVGRFIRFSTGDVTIPAALRDA, encoded by the coding sequence ATGAAGGTCGTCGTCATCGGAGCGCTCGGCAAGGTCGCCCGGCTCCTCGTCCCGCTGCTCGCCGACGGCGGTGCCGGGCCCGCGGTCGACGTCGTGGGGATGGTGCGCAAGCCGGAGCAGGTGGACCGCGTCGCCGACATCGGCGCCGACCCGTTGCTGCTCGACGTCGAGTCGGCGTCGACCGAGGACATCGCGCACGCCCTCAACGACGCGGACGCCGTGGTGTGGTCCGCGGGCGCGGGCGGCGGGAACCCCGACCGCACCTACGCCGTCGACCGCGACGCCGCGATCCGCTCCATGGACGCCGCGATCCAGGCGGGCGTGCAGCGCTACGTCATGGTGTCGTGGATCGGGTCCGTGCCCGACCACGGGGTGCCGACCGACTCGTCGTTCTTCGCCTACACCGACGCCAAGCTCGCCGCGGACGACCACCTGCGCGGCAGCGCCCTCGACTGGACGATCCTCGGACCGGGCACCCTCACGGACGGGCCGCCGACCGGGCGGATCCGCGTGCTCGGCGAGGGCGAGCACATCGGCCAGGGCGGAGGCGACGTCCCGCGCGCGGACGTCGCGCAGGTCGTCGCCGCGACGCTGCGCATCCCCGAGACCGTGGGCCGGTTCATCCGGTTCTCCACCGGGGACGTCACGATCCCGGCGGCCCTGCGCGACGCCTGA
- the soxR gene encoding redox-sensitive transcriptional activator SoxR gives MTAQRYLTIGELARRSGVAASGLRFYESLGLITSTRTAGNQRRYERTVLRRVAFVRTAARLGLTLDQIGAALATLPDGRTPTAADWRRLSASWRGLLDERIATLERLRDDLDSCIGCGCLSLERCTLQNPDDRAAALGPGPRYLEGDSPSDVVPPVERL, from the coding sequence GTGACGGCGCAGCGGTACCTGACGATCGGCGAGCTGGCGCGCCGCAGCGGCGTCGCGGCGTCGGGCCTGCGGTTCTACGAGTCGCTCGGGCTCATCACCTCCACCCGCACCGCGGGGAACCAGCGCCGGTACGAGCGCACGGTGCTGCGCCGGGTCGCGTTCGTGCGCACGGCCGCCCGGCTGGGGCTCACGCTCGACCAGATCGGCGCCGCGCTGGCCACGCTCCCCGACGGCCGCACCCCGACCGCCGCGGACTGGCGGCGGCTGTCCGCGTCGTGGCGCGGCCTGCTGGACGAACGCATCGCCACCCTGGAACGGCTGCGCGACGACCTGGACTCGTGCATTGGCTGCGGCTGCCTGTCCCTGGAGCGCTGCACGCTCCAGAACCCCGACGATCGCGCCGCCGCGCTCGGGCCCGGTCCCCGCTACCTGGAGGGGGACTCGCCGTCGGACGTCGTCCCACCCGTCGAGCGTCTCTGA
- a CDS encoding ferredoxin reductase family protein gives MTTTSVRPPGPAAPAFPPGPPRPSPPRRSGAWALRATVVLGLAAVVVLWFTGAAPVLGTPGEALAGAGDLAGLLASFLVCLQLLLVARVPWFERAVGMDRLVAWHRSLGTTVLLLVATHVVLVVGGGALIEARTPWSEALTLVATQPDVLSAVVGTAIFLAVGLTSARWLRRILSYEAWYLVHLTVYVGVWLTFGHQLAAGTHFVASAPARVVWTLLYVATAAAVLTWRVALPLWQWTRHLVRVEAIHDESPTARSVWLTGPGVDALGGRSGQFFLVRFLARGHLGTAHPYSVSAPPRDGRLRFTVGALGDHSTAVGDLRVGTRALLEGPFGRFTADRARSAHVLLVAGGAGIGPVRALAEELWSQGRDVVVLHRARRADELAHAAELSQVPGLRYVPLTGRRTELGYDPLAPGPLRHLVPDVARRDVFVCGPEGMIATVVASARALGVPRSAVHHEELSLT, from the coding sequence ATGACCACCACCTCGGTCCGGCCACCCGGCCCCGCGGCCCCGGCCTTCCCGCCCGGCCCGCCGCGGCCCTCGCCCCCGCGCCGGTCCGGCGCCTGGGCCCTGCGCGCGACGGTCGTGCTCGGGCTCGCGGCCGTCGTCGTCCTCTGGTTCACCGGCGCCGCCCCGGTGCTGGGCACGCCGGGCGAGGCGCTCGCCGGCGCGGGCGACCTGGCGGGGCTCCTCGCCTCGTTCCTCGTGTGCCTCCAGCTCCTGCTCGTGGCCCGCGTGCCCTGGTTCGAGCGGGCGGTCGGCATGGACCGGCTCGTCGCCTGGCACCGGTCGCTCGGCACCACCGTGCTGCTGCTCGTGGCCACGCACGTCGTGCTCGTCGTGGGCGGGGGCGCCCTGATCGAGGCGCGCACCCCCTGGTCGGAGGCGCTGACGCTCGTCGCGACGCAGCCCGACGTGCTGTCGGCGGTCGTCGGCACCGCGATCTTCCTCGCCGTCGGCCTCACCAGCGCGCGCTGGCTGCGCCGCATCCTGAGCTACGAGGCCTGGTACCTCGTCCACCTCACCGTCTACGTGGGCGTCTGGCTCACGTTCGGCCACCAGCTCGCCGCGGGCACCCACTTCGTCGCCTCGGCGCCCGCGCGCGTCGTGTGGACCCTGCTCTACGTCGCCACGGCCGCCGCCGTCCTCACCTGGCGGGTCGCGCTGCCCCTGTGGCAATGGACCCGTCACCTCGTGCGCGTCGAGGCGATCCACGACGAGTCCCCCACCGCGCGCAGCGTGTGGCTCACCGGACCCGGTGTCGACGCGCTCGGGGGGCGCTCCGGCCAGTTCTTCCTCGTGCGGTTCCTCGCCCGCGGGCACCTCGGCACCGCCCACCCCTACTCCGTGAGCGCCCCGCCCCGCGACGGCCGTCTCCGCTTCACCGTCGGGGCCCTCGGCGACCACTCGACCGCCGTCGGCGACCTCCGCGTCGGCACCCGCGCGCTGCTCGAGGGGCCGTTCGGCCGCTTCACCGCCGACCGCGCCCGCTCCGCGCACGTGCTGCTCGTCGCCGGCGGTGCCGGCATCGGGCCCGTCCGGGCCCTCGCCGAGGAGCTGTGGTCCCAGGGGCGTGACGTCGTCGTCCTGCACCGTGCCCGCCGCGCCGACGAGCTCGCGCACGCCGCCGAGCTGTCGCAGGTGCCCGGCCTGCGGTACGTGCCGCTCACCGGTCGCCGCACCGAGCTCGGCTACGACCCCCTCGCCCCCGGCCCGCTGCGCCACCTCGTGCCCGACGTCGCCCGTCGCGACGTGTTCGTCTGCGGCCCCGAGGGCATGATCGCCACGGTCGTGGCCTCCGCCCGCGCGCTCGGGGTGCCCCGCAGCGCCGTCCACCACGAGGAGCTGAGCCTGACATGA